Part of the Leptodactylus fuscus isolate aLepFus1 chromosome 6, aLepFus1.hap2, whole genome shotgun sequence genome, ctttgaaagtaaaggtaccttacgggctcgtctggaacggagaccattgcggtggagtacgttacttatggtatggactgaaaccaatgtccccactgccatgagatcttcccgaagctccttccttgttgtccttgggttagccttgactcttcggacaagcctgacctcggcacgggaggaaactttcaaaggctgtccaggccgtggaaggctaacagtaggtccataagccttccacttccggatgatgctcccaacagtggagacaggtaggcccaactccttggaaagggttttgtaccccttgccagccttgtgaccctccacgatcttgtctctgatggccttggaatgctcctttgtctttcccatgttgaccatgtatgagtgctgttcacaagtttggggagggtcttaaatagtcagaaaaggctggaaaaagagataattaatccaaacatgtgaagctcattgttctttgtgcctgaactactttaggggaaccaaacagaattctggtggtttgaggggttgaataataaatgaccctctgaataaacttttcacaatttaaaaaaaaattaaacaaagaaataacattcttttttgctgcagtgcatttcacacttccaggctgatctacaatccaaatgtcacaatgtcaagttacttcagaatgtgtaaacctgctaaatctgcagggggttgaatactacttgtaggcactttaactcaggatcagtacaggataagtaatgtaatgtatgtacatagtgagtgcacctctggagtataatacagaattatATCCTGTACCATTACAGGGTGAGTAATATTTGCTCAGTGACTGTGGATTGTAtagatacacagtataatataatagtgttATTTGATGGTATTCTGCTGCAGGCAGTTAACATTGCGATCAGTAGTGATATGGATTTTCAGGGTTTTATTCTCGTCTCCATTCCTCTATTTGCAGCAAATCAAAATCTCCACCCAAAGCTCCTGTGGTTATTCAAGACGACTCTCTCCCAGCTGGtccacccccacagatcaggatCCTGAAGAGGCCTACAAGCAACGGATTGTCAAGTAACCCCCATGCCAGCAGCCGGCCAACAGTGCCTGTGAAGTCTCTGGCCCAGAGGGAAGCTGAATACGCAGAGGCAAGGAAACGTATCCTCGGTAGTGCTAGTCCAGAGGAGGAGCCAGAGAAGCCAATTGTAGACAGGTGAGTAGAAATTATAACCTGGATCAAATTCACGATTGAATTGAACTTTTTACCTTGATTTATGATTATTGAATGATGGGTTTAGGACACACCCCTTTTTGTCACATGTGTTTTTGTTATTCACATATCAACAGTTCTGATTGGGTAGCGTACAGTTACTGACATATCCTTTAGACAATAGCAGTGTCATACAAGATGGCATGGATGCTGACATTGATTATTTCGATTATTTTGCAAGTTCACAATTATTGAGTTTAACGTTTGGTTATTTTGTGATTATTTTCCCAAGCAAGACTGTGAATAcggtatgttaaaggggttgtccaggcaaaactggaca contains:
- the SZRD1 gene encoding SUZ RNA-binding domain-containing isoform X1, giving the protein MEEDEVAESWEDAADSGEIDRRLEKKLRITQRESKSKSPPKAPVVIQDDSLPAGPPPQIRILKRPTSNGLSSNPHASSRPTVPVKSLAQREAEYAEARKRILGSASPEEEPEKPIVDRFPIILFQACPNQPVRGQQTI
- the SZRD1 gene encoding SUZ RNA-binding domain-containing isoform X2 produces the protein MEEDEVAESWEDAADSGEIDRRLEKKLRITQRESKSKSPPKAPVVIQDDSLPAGPPPQIRILKRPTSNGLSSNPHASSRPTVPVKSLAQREAEYAEARKRILGSASPEEEPEKPIVDRPARINQSEDSRPSSNVIRQPLGPDGSQGFKQRR